In one window of Camelina sativa cultivar DH55 chromosome 15, Cs, whole genome shotgun sequence DNA:
- the LOC104748751 gene encoding uncharacterized protein LOC104748751, with amino-acid sequence MESYGDLFNNNKVILDDGNYGFWKSRIKSIIGGIDRLAWKAVLEKWEEPTIKDESGERIPKPEADWTDNEQKRSKYNSRALSAIHCSVGRKQFELIQGCETAKEAWDILQIHYEGTTKVQSSRKDMLASRFENLKMEEHESISDFSSKLSALAQEALTLGKTYKDQKLVKKFLRCLPSRFMGYKTALTVSQDLDNLSYGEVVGMLQAHEMELNGIKKPKGIALAVSKDLTDQGEEDAVSLLVRRFDRALRRIEQGQGQKKNNSFKKTSEDKKADMQCHECKGYGHFIRECPTIKLRDAKCTICKGTGHTHEECVSNSKFKKEKSMISIENESDSDSSSEEELINLVAMVGITEFENGEEVTDSESEGEEVLDIVQSYKEVRNTLISLGKENQGLITEKLRLEALVMSLQNELVDEKKLAKDSLDLMKEKLVLSAKADKLEEELLKERKKSTKLQSELDQQYRKIHMFAGTKQLDKILSYGRTEKTHRGLGFTENKGAKSQTTKFVSARAYQSEKETSYGVSNGSLSCYFCGKIGHYKRFCYKYWQKVCTLKQQGRFFWNGIRRQVWMKKADLYQSGSMVASGSGFRCNMAMITEEQEETEPMCDMAMITEEQEDTEPWFFDSGCSRHMTGTKSNLQKFKKLKGGTVTFGDGNHGFIQGKGTTRDTELPQLVNVYLVQGLHANLISISQLCDEGLSVLFTKIDCKSLDESGNVKLYGVRSGNNCYMWEKHSIKCYSARASIDLWHQRLGHMNTRNLATLVNKEIIRRVPKLKGEDNMVCGPFNQGKQVKIQHKKVPDVQSKSALELVHMDLMGPMQVESLAGKKYVFVLVDDYYRYTWVRFIREKSDTIDSFKILALQLLNERGGIKKIRSDHGGEFQYEAMKEFCEQHGIAHQFSAPRTPQQNGVVERKNRTLQEMARAMIHGNQVPKKFWAEALNTACYIINRVYVRRDTTKTPYEYGEDYLGKFDSRSDEGMFLGYAESSTAFRVYNRRTCLIMESVNVVFDDQSVAVQGDDSDSDSEQVSITQAHNEVSELDSSVTKPEEVQRVHKNHSSSDVIGDLIEKMKTRGVQIDFKKMRSYFTTLETVSMSVLCP; translated from the exons ATGGAGAGCTACGGAGATCTGTTCAACAACAATAAAGTCATCTTGGATGATGGAAACTATGGGTTTTGGAAGTCAAGGATCAAATCCATCATAGGAGGTATTGATCGTCTTGCTTGGAAGGCTGTTCTAGAAAAGTGGGAGGAACCAACGATCAAAGATGAATCAGGCGAGCGAATTCCAAAACCTGAGGCAGACTGGACTGATAACGAACAAAAGAGATCAAAATACAACTCAAGGGCTTTAAGTGCAATTCATTGCAGTGTTGGGAGAAAACAGTTTGAGTTGATTCAAGGGTGTGAAACTGCTAAAGAAGCATGGGATATCCTTCAAATTCATTATGAAGGTACAACTAAAGTGCAGAGTTCAAGAAAGGATATGTTGGCTTCTAGATTTGAGAATCTAAAGATGGAGGAACATGAATCGATCTCAGATTTTAGTTCAAAGTTGAGTGCTCTAGCACAAGAAGCCTTAACTCTTGGGAAGACGTATAAGGATCAAAAGTTAGTCAAAAAGTTTCTAAGGTGTCTTCCATCTAGGTTCATGGGATACAAAACAGCTTTAACGGTCTCACAAGATTTAGATAATCTCAGTTATGGTGAAGTAGTAGGAATGCTACAGGCACACGAGATGGAACTTAATGggattaagaaaccaaaaggaaTAGCTCTAGCAGTAAGCAAAGACCTAActgatcaaggagaagaagatgctgTGAGTCTGTTGGTAAGAAGATTTGATCGAGCTCTGAGAAGGATAGAACAAGGTCAAGGTCAAAAGAAGAACAATTCATTCAAGAAGACAAGTGAAGACAAAAAGGCTGATATGCAGTGTCATGAATGTAAGGGATATGGTCATTTTATTCGAGAGTGTCCAACAATCAAGTTACGAGATGCCAAGTGCACAATCTGTAAAGGGACTGGACACACACATGAGGAATGTGTGAGTAACTCTaaattcaagaaagaaaagtctATGATTAGCATTGAGAATGAGTCAGATAGTGATAGCAGCAGCGAAGAAGAACTCATTAATTTAGTAGCTATGGTGGGAATCACTGAATTTGAGAATGGGGAAGAAGTAACTGACTCAgaatcagaaggagaagaagttctTGACATTGTTCAGAGTTACAAAGAAGTGCGAAATACACTTATTTCGCTAGGAAAAGAAAATCAAGGTTTGATTACTGAAAAACTTCGTTTAGAAGCACTTGTTATGTCATTACAGAATGAATTGGTGGATGAGAAAAAGCTGGCTAAAGATTCGCTAGATCTGATGAAGGAGAAGTTGGTCTTATCTGCAAAAGCAGACAAGCTTGAAGAAGAGCtacttaaagaaagaaaaaaatctacaaaactaCAATCTGAATTAGATCAACAATATAGGAAGATTCATATGTTCGCAGGAACAAAGCAGCTTGACAAAATTTTGAGCTATGGGAGAACTGAGAAAACTCATAGAGGATTGGGATTTACTGAGAACAAGGGAGCTAAATCACAGACAACCAAGTTCGTATCTGCTAGAGCCTATCAGTCTGAGAAGGAGACATCTTATGGTGTTTCTAATGGATCTTTGAGTTGTTATTTTTGTGGGAAAATCGGTCACTACAaacgtttttgttacaaatattgGCAGAAGGTCTGTACCTTAAAGCAACAAGGAAGATTCTTCTGGAATGGAATTAGAAGACAAGTTTGGATGAAGAAAGCTGACCTATATCAATCGGGATCAATGGTAGCTTCTGGATCTGGGTTTAGATGCAATATGGCCATGATtactgaagaacaagaagaaacgGAACCAATGTGCGATATGGCTATGATcactgaagaacaagaagacacAGAGCCTTGGTTCTTTGATAGCGGCTGCTCAAGACATATGACTGGAACCAAGAGTAATCTACAGAAGTTTAAGAAATTGAAAGGAGGTACAGTAACATTTGGAGATGGAAATCATGGTTTCATACAAGGCAAAGGTACAACACGTGATACAGAGCTTCCACAATTGGTGAATGTCTATCTAGTTCAAGGATTACATGCAAATTTAATAAGCATTAGTCAACTCTGTGATGAAGGATTGTCAGTTCTATTCACAAAAATTGATTGCAAATCACTGGATGAGTCGGGTAATGTCAAGTTATACGGTGTAAGATCTGGGAATAATTGTTACATGTGGGAAAAACATTCAATCAAATGCTACAGTGCTCGAGCAAGTATAGATCTATGGCATCAACGACTTGGACACATGAATACAAGAAACCTTGCTACTCTTGTGAATAAAGAGATAATTCGACGAGTACCTAAGCTTAAAGGAGAAGATAATATGGTGTGTGGACCTTTTAACCAGGGAAAGCAAGTCAAAATTCAGCACAAAAAGGTTCCAGATGTCCAGTCAAAATCAGCTCTAGAACTGGTTCACATGGATTTAATGGGACCAATGCAAGTGGAAAGCCTAGCAGGAAAgaaatatgtgtttgttttagttGATGATTACTACAGATACACTTGGGTTCGTTTTATTCGTGAGAAGTCAGACACAATCGACAGCTTCAAGATTTTAGCTTTACAGCTACTCAATGAACGAGGAGGAATCAAGAAAATTCGAAGTGATCATGGTGGAGAATTTCAATATGAGGCTATGAAGGAGTTTTGTGAACAGCATGGGATTGCACACCAATTCTCAGCACCAAGGacaccacaacagaatggaGTAGTAGAAAGGAAGAATAGAACTCTTCAGGAAATGGCAAGAGCAATGATACATGGAAATCAAGTTCCTAAGAAATTCTGGGCTGAAGCATTGAACACTGCctgttatataattaatagaGTTTATGTCCGAAGAGATACTACAAAAACACCATATGAGTATGGAGAG GATTATCTTGGCAAATTCGACTCCAGAAGTGATGAAGGCATGTTTTTGGGTTATGCGGAGAGTAGTACAGCATTCAGAGTCTATAACAGGCGTACATGTTTAATCATGGAGTCAGTAAATGTAGTCTTTGATGATCAATCTGTTGCTGTACAAGGTGATGATTCAGACAGTGATTCAGAACAGGTAAGCATCACTCAAGCCCACAATGAAGTTTCTGAGTTGGATAGTTCTGTTACAAAACCAGAAGAAGTGCAACGAGTTCATAAGAATCATTCTTCATCTGATGTTATTGGGGACTTAATTGAGAAAATGAAGACTCGAGGAGTGCAGATTGATTTTAAGAAGATGAGAAGTTACTTTACAACTCTAGAAACTGTATCTATGAGTGTTTTGTGTCCATGA